In Daphnia pulex isolate KAP4 chromosome 7, ASM2113471v1, one genomic interval encodes:
- the LOC124197001 gene encoding uncharacterized protein LOC124197001 isoform X1 — MENGWRHSSFKSGFRSRTVRLFTSKLALIIKTKLIIMSANFVRIVLVAFTLVYFATITDANYEYYDPGSGTAGMMAKMNRMEGEIQKVLASDCPAQTNDLSTYMQTLWWPNIQYQMARIPTQEQVPVQQQYARLQYMLGMRKCPSTQETFYQGECHEIGVPGNPCPRNQQLYDRPDNNGYCYCQRGLSDFVYMDGQCYQQNEQGPCDDDQWLVVREDRTPACQQVPRGCPADGQHVYWSCGGNTECQRQTRRNSMGMCSRLGSQQPSCGVGAKLYRTGTNYYCGRPRVTVDDWEEPNVILPPPSSTCSNTVLQVPQASQPLPVYASLPQQAVAISGYRPCHRGYNRDWTGRCRRMVAPRY, encoded by the exons ATGGAAAACGGATGGAGACACAGTTCATTCAAG TCGGGATTCCGAAGTCGGACTGTTCGTCTATTCACTAGTAAACTTGCGttgattattaaaacaaaattaataataatgagTGCGAATTTTGTCCGGATTGTTCTCGTCGCGTTCACTCTCGTCTACTTCGCGACGATTACAGATGCTAATTACGAATATTACGATCCTGG TTCCGGCACGGCCGGGATGATGGCCAAAATGAATCGGATGGAGGGCGAAATCCAGAAAGTTTTGGCGTCCGACTGTCCCGCCCAGACGAATGATTTGTCCACTTACATGCAGACGCTCTGGTGGCCCAACATCCAGTACCAGATGGCGAGAATTCCGACCCAAGAGCAAGTGCCAGTCCAGCAGCAATACGCTCGTCTCCAGTACATGCTCGg AATGAGGAAATGTCCGTCGACTCAAGAAACTTTCTACCAAGGAGAGTGCCATGAAATCGGAGTCCCTGGTAATCCCTGTCCTAGAAATCAGCAACTCTATGACAGACCGGACAACAATGGCTACTGCTACTGCCAACGGGGTCTGAGCGATTTCGTTTACATGGACGGCCAATGTTACCAGCAAAACGAGCAG GGACCTTGTGACGACGACCAGTGGCTAGTGGTGAGGGAAGATCGAACTCCCGCCTGCCAACAGGTACCTAGAGGATGTCCAGCTGATGGCCAACACGTCTACTGGAGTTGCGGAGGTAATACTGAATGCCAGCGTCAAACACGGAGGAATTCGATGGGCATGTGCAGCCGACTGGGCAGCCAACAACCTTCTTGCGGCGTCGGAGCCAAACTCTATCGTACTGGAACCAACTATTACTGCGGAAGACCGAGAGTGACGGTCGACGACTGGGAGGAGCCCAACGTGATTTTACCACCGCCCAGTTCAACGTGCAGCAACACGGTGTTACAAGTTCCACAAGCTTCACAACCTCTGCCAGTTTATGCAAGTCTGCCGCAGCAAGCAGTTGCAATTTCTGGATACCGACCGTGCCATAGGGGTTATAATCGAGACTGGACTGGAAGGTGTAGGAGAATGGTTGCACCTCGATATTGA
- the LOC124197002 gene encoding sulfotransferase 1E1-like — translation MLFGLRLLFISCCQNPSFYSVQLSCVVIKVKHLEMSQERKEDDESQAQELPVKFNFIPESITSPFIDIFPGQNEGMVRGEPGGFVFSREYGRRANEIYQFKPRKDDAWVCTFSKSGTTWTQELVWLIVNGCDTEKAKQIPLQMRSPYLEGDYLISPEKMPQEIRECWALESLDKRPSPRVIKSHLPFNLLPPQLLDTSKVVYVARNPKDVIVSNYHHFKLFKFHDFKGTLEDFANYSMDGQIYYSPYFPHVLDAWSKRHHPNVLFLFYEEMKQDLRAVVERVAAHLNQTVTEEQMVRVLEYLSFKNLASTEAAGKEKVKEMGIMNEDAGTFFRKGKTGDWKNHFSPELNERIDKWIQDNLAGSDLKFVMELDKQD, via the exons ATGTTGTTTGGCCTGAGGCTTCTTTTTATCAGCTGTTGTCAGAACCCGTCATTCTACTCTGTGCAGTTAAGTTGTGTTGTGATCAAAGTAAAACATCTTGAAATGtctcaagaaagaaaagaagatgatgaatcaCAAGCTCAGGAACTTCCCGTCAAATTCAACTTCATACCTGAATCGATAACAAGTCCGTTCATCGACATCTTTCCCGGCCAGAACGAAGGAATGGTAAGAGGCGAACCTGGGGGATTCGTCTTCAGTCGAGAGTACGGTCGTCGTGCCAATGAAATTTACCAATTCAAACCGAGAAAAGATGACGCCTGGGTCTGCACTTTCTCAAAATCAG GAACTACGTGGACCCAGGAACTGGTTTGGCTGATTGTCAACGGGTGTGACACAGAGAAGGCAAAACAGATCCCATTACAAATGAGGTCACCTTATCTCGA GGGGGACTATCTGATATCGCCGGAAAAAATGCCACAGGAAATTCGCGAATGCTGGGCGCTGGAATCGTTGGACAAGAGGCCGTCACCTCGAGTTATCAAGAGTCACCTGCCTTTTAACCTTCTCCCACCTCAATTACTCGACACTTCTAAA GTCGTATACGTGGCGCGGAATCCAAAAGATGTCATCGTTTCAAATTACCACCATTTCAAGCTGTTCAAGTTTCACGACTTCAAAGGAACCTTGGAAGATTTTGCCAATTATTCCATGGATGGCCAAA TTTATTATTCACCGTACTTTCCTCATGTGTTGGATGCCTGGAGTAAGAGACACCATCCCAACGTGCTGTTTCTCTTTTACGAAGAAATGAAGCAG gATTTGCGTGCAGTGGTGGAACGGGTGGCGGCCCATTTAAACCAAACTGTAACCGAAGAGCAAATGGTTCGAGTACTGGAATACCTGAGCTTCAAAAACTTGGCAAGCACCGAAGCcgctgggaaagaaaaagtcaaggAGATGGGCATCATGAATGAAGATGCCGGTACCTTTTTTCGTAAAG GAAAGACTGGTGAttggaaaaatcatttcagcCCAGAACTCAACGAGCGCATCGACAAGTGGATACAAGATAATCTGGCCGGCTCTGATCTCAAATTCGTCATGGAATTGGATAAACAAGATTGA
- the LOC124197003 gene encoding uncharacterized protein LOC124197003 — MVRCFSTVHVAVLLLAWSTCSTTTAVNLEGKLQQLTDTFNQFKVEVQAKETRLQDEVAELKAKVTGLEAQLQRHESFIANLQNPTPKIANDIQPKLINGMPTSCAELKSIGHIWSGLYSVMGVNMVETIYCDFTKALGDPGLQKWIGYNDVKSVPVYFYVQKDNSFNLTNTPIPFERVLNNIGNAMNIDTGIFTAPVTGTYFFAVSGMVHFPSSPTSRQEIGLALYSNGNEIGLALADEVGTIEQFGTYDMESTLNLKSGDQVWLAIKYKSTDTYVFDNFQHQNHFTGWLLQQDFNNSAYHMSV, encoded by the exons atggttcGCTGCTTTTCAACAGTTCACGTagctgttttgttgttggcttggTCGACATGTTCGACCACTACTGCCGTCAATTTAGAGGGAAAACTGCAACAACTAACAGACACGTTT AACCAATTCAAAGTAGAAGTTCAGGCAAAAGAAACGAGACTGCAGGATGAAGTGGCTGAACTAAAGGCAAAAGTTACAGGACTAGAAGCCCAACTACAACGTCACGAGTCGTTTATCGCAAACCTGCAGAACCCGACGCCGAAAATCGCAAACGACATCCAACCGAAATTAATCAACGGAATGCCAACTTCGTGTGCCGAACTCAAGTCGATTGGGCACATCTGGAGCGGACTCTATTCCGTCATGGGTGTCAACATGGTCGAAACAATCTATTGCGACTTCACCAAAGCACTTGGAGATCCAG GACTACAGAAATGGATCGGCTATAACGATGTCAAATCGGTGCCAGTCTACTTTTACGTTCAAAAGGACAATAGTTTCAACCTCACAAACACTCCGATCCCATTCGAACGCGTTTTGAACAACATCGGAAACGCCATGAATATAGACACTGGCATCTTCACGGCACCCGTCACAGGAACTTATTTCTTTGCCGTGTCCGGAATGGTCCATTTCCCTTCTTCCCCTACGTCAAGACAAGAGATCGGTTTAGCCTTGTATTCGAACGGCAACGAAATCGGTTTGGCTCTGGCTGACGAAGTCGGCACTATTGAACAATTCGGAACTTACGATATGGAATCGACCCTCAATCTTAAATCAGGAGATCAAGTGTGGTTGGCCATCAAGTACAAGTCGACAGACACTTACGTATTTGACAATTTCCAGCACCAGAATCACTTTACTGGTTGGCTTCTGCAACAAGATTTCAATAACTCGGCGTACCACATGAGTGTGTAA
- the LOC124197000 gene encoding pupal cuticle protein-like, with translation MKIYILAVLLGVVCFASAQQNPTGWNYNPYLYFPYSALSPPAQETAEVAAARASHLAAHAAAARGRRSIPDSPEVWAAKVEHYRAYAAAAAANGVVSTLPTLYTNEVAAARAAHFAAHAAAAARGKRSVADAPDVAAAKLEHIRAHAAAAAANGVVSSLRYLEPVAVWGPPQPVQDTPEVAAARAAHMAALAAARGKRSVQDTPEVMAATIEHYRAYNAAATANGFPMTLLPARYANMPFGMPQPVQETAEVAAARRAHMAALAHATARG, from the exons ATGAAGATCTAC ATTCTCGCAGTGCTTTTGGGTGTGGTTTGCTTTGCATCCGCTCAGCAGAACCCAACTGGATGGAACTACAATCCTTACCTCTACTTCCCTTACTCCGCTCTCAGCCCACCAGCACAGGAGACGGCGGAAGTAGCCGCCGCAAGGGCTTCTCACTTGGCCGCTCACGCTGCTGCCGCTCGTGGCAGACGATCGATTCCCGACAGTCCCGAAGTCTGGGCCGCTAAAGTCGAACATTACCGCGCctacgccgccgccgccgctgccaaCGGTGTTGTTTCTACCCTCCCAACTCTTTACACAAAtgaagttgctgctgctcgtgCCGCACACTTTGCCGCTcacgccgctgccgccgcccgTGGCAAACGATCCGTCGCAGATGCCCCCGATGTGGCCGCTGCCAAACTCGAACACATCCGCGCTcacgccgccgctgccgccgctaaTGGAGTCGTTTCCAGCCTTCGCTATTTGGAACCCGTTGCCGTTTGGGGACCCCCACAGCCCGTCCAGGACACCCCGGAAGTCGCCGCTGCCCGTGCTGCCCATATGGCCGCTCTGGCTGCCGCCCGTGGTAAACGATCCGTTCAAGACACTCCCGAAGTGATGGCCGCCACCATCGAGCATTACCGCGCCTACAACGCCGCCGCAACCGCCAACGGATTTCCCATGACTTTACTCCCGGCCCGTTATGCCAACATGCCGTTCGGTATGCCCCAACCCGTTCAGGAAACTGCCGAGGTCGCCGCTGCCCGTCGCGCTCACATGGCCGCTCTCGCTCACGCCACTGCCCGAGGTTAA
- the LOC124197001 gene encoding uncharacterized protein LOC124197001 isoform X2, giving the protein MRWKTDGDTVHSSSGTAGMMAKMNRMEGEIQKVLASDCPAQTNDLSTYMQTLWWPNIQYQMARIPTQEQVPVQQQYARLQYMLGMRKCPSTQETFYQGECHEIGVPGNPCPRNQQLYDRPDNNGYCYCQRGLSDFVYMDGQCYQQNEQGPCDDDQWLVVREDRTPACQQVPRGCPADGQHVYWSCGGNTECQRQTRRNSMGMCSRLGSQQPSCGVGAKLYRTGTNYYCGRPRVTVDDWEEPNVILPPPSSTCSNTVLQVPQASQPLPVYASLPQQAVAISGYRPCHRGYNRDWTGRCRRMVAPRY; this is encoded by the exons ATGAGATGGAAAACGGATGGAGACACAGTTCATTCAAG TTCCGGCACGGCCGGGATGATGGCCAAAATGAATCGGATGGAGGGCGAAATCCAGAAAGTTTTGGCGTCCGACTGTCCCGCCCAGACGAATGATTTGTCCACTTACATGCAGACGCTCTGGTGGCCCAACATCCAGTACCAGATGGCGAGAATTCCGACCCAAGAGCAAGTGCCAGTCCAGCAGCAATACGCTCGTCTCCAGTACATGCTCGg AATGAGGAAATGTCCGTCGACTCAAGAAACTTTCTACCAAGGAGAGTGCCATGAAATCGGAGTCCCTGGTAATCCCTGTCCTAGAAATCAGCAACTCTATGACAGACCGGACAACAATGGCTACTGCTACTGCCAACGGGGTCTGAGCGATTTCGTTTACATGGACGGCCAATGTTACCAGCAAAACGAGCAG GGACCTTGTGACGACGACCAGTGGCTAGTGGTGAGGGAAGATCGAACTCCCGCCTGCCAACAGGTACCTAGAGGATGTCCAGCTGATGGCCAACACGTCTACTGGAGTTGCGGAGGTAATACTGAATGCCAGCGTCAAACACGGAGGAATTCGATGGGCATGTGCAGCCGACTGGGCAGCCAACAACCTTCTTGCGGCGTCGGAGCCAAACTCTATCGTACTGGAACCAACTATTACTGCGGAAGACCGAGAGTGACGGTCGACGACTGGGAGGAGCCCAACGTGATTTTACCACCGCCCAGTTCAACGTGCAGCAACACGGTGTTACAAGTTCCACAAGCTTCACAACCTCTGCCAGTTTATGCAAGTCTGCCGCAGCAAGCAGTTGCAATTTCTGGATACCGACCGTGCCATAGGGGTTATAATCGAGACTGGACTGGAAGGTGTAGGAGAATGGTTGCACCTCGATATTGA
- the LOC124196999 gene encoding peroxidase-like → MLTFVFTTASISVMETANTPVFQIVLVLLSVVSQFANGQNWNTGDREIKWRMNCDFPGHDIGRIASPGENCGSLCIASPKCTHFRFSPDGFCFLKDITTIDFPVTNTREGSCGFIPWKFESGRDHWNSDKSGIRWLANCDFWGHDIERSKSTGEKCGGVCLANPKCNHFRFDGQFCYIKNAPLSTSRMAVNGGACGFISWRDFNSNQPAAVNSCPNVGGLSASCRPNVDCSLWYDVVLKTPGTSCKLANNGQGTCCPDLPNNRRTRGVFMQSMAVPSLNKELISKIKSQLKSALETSKLQFQTMRDTEVRLVDNNIVVRPGSSSALFSLVSHTTPETQKINFGALQETFIADDIVKRFGVKPKDVASVLSQISVQCPPPPVCKAVTSPYRTPDGSCNNIKQSTWGQSRTQLQRILSPDYANGIRLPRRAKNGGELPSPRLVSATVVRDNLNHPQSNSYWVTQFGQFTDHDITQTVASKMDDLKDIECCAPDGQFLDSRNVHPECLPIDIPSNDPFFSRFGRRCMTFVRSAPARRADCKLGYVEQMNDNTHFLDASQVYGSDEKKAKDLRSTVNQGHLRVTHFWKFPTGHHQFDLLPADDEFTAPCTLSKTLSGIDPPSHVKCFDAGDPRASEIPELAVTQTILMRQHNKLVGELAAQNPHRDGEHLYQEARRILIAQMQHITYNEWLPIILGRAKMVELGLLTLKEGFSNDYDPNVNPSIVNEFATVAFRFGHSLVQGKHELYNHNRKLTDSINLRNHFFKTQMVYTPGNVDKFLIGLATQPNQSVDNIVTEELTNHLFEEEGKGFGLDLVSLNIQRGRDHGIPGYNEYRVLCGLPRAKNFDDLKDHIPQGIVDQFKSVYASVDDIDFYIAGISERPAAGALVGPTFQCIIADQFLKLKQGDRFFYDLGGQSGSFTESQLQEIRKISWARIICDNSNIQTVQPLLFKSVSGLNPIVNCDSTSIPRMDLGPWASRTPDEVWHVGEGGVQWHLGCDFTGHDVSNQVTAGENCGRLCISESRCNAFSFHQGKCFLKNIPTSLRRSPAVGGTCGFLPWKF, encoded by the exons ATGCTCACATTTGTCTTCACAACAGCGTCGATTTCAGTCATGGAAACTGCg AATACTCCAGTATTCCAGATTGTTCTGGTTCTTTTGAGCGTTGTGTCTCAATTTGCAAACGGGCAAAATTGGAACACTGGAGACAGGGAAATCAAATGGCGAATGAACTGCGACTTTCCTGGTCACGACATTGGCCGCATAGCCAGTCCAGGAGAAAACTGTGGCAGTCTCTGTATCGCCAGCCCTAAATGTACTCACTTTCGTTTCTCTCCCGATGGATTTTGTTTCCTGAAAGATATTACCACGATAGACTTTCCAGTAACGAATACCAGAGAGGGATCGTGCGGATTTATACCCTGGAAATTCGAATCGG GGAGAGACCATTGGAACAGCGATAAAAGTGGCATCAGATGGCTTGCCAATTGCGATTTCTGGGGTCACGACATTGAACGAAGTAAAAGTACCGGAGAAAAGTGTGGCGGCGTCTGCCTGGCTAATCCCAAATGCAACCACTTTCGTTTTGACGGCCAATTTTGTTACATAAAAAATGCCCCGCTATCGACATCCCGTATGGCCGTCAACGGCGGAGCGTGTGGATTTATCTCGTGGCGAGATTTCAACAGCAACCAACCCGCAGCAGTCAACTCTTGCCCGAATGTCGGCGGTTTGTCGGCTAGTTGCCGACCCAATGTAGATTGCTCCCTGTGGTACGACGTCGTACTGAAAACTCCAGGAACTTCCTGCAAATTGGCTAATAATGGCCAAGGAACCTGTTGTCCCGATCTACCCAATAACA GGCGCACTAGAGGAGTTTTTATGCAGTCCATGGCCGTACCTTCTTTGAACAAAGAATTGATATCCAAAATTAAATCTCAACTCAAGTCGGCCCTCGAGACGAGTAAATTGCAATTCCAGACAATGCGCGACACGGAAGTCCGTCTAGTAGACAACAACATCGTCGTCCGTCCCGGCTCTTCTTCTGCCCTGTTCTCACTCGTCTCCCACACGACTCCCGAGACacagaaaatcaatttcgGGGCTCTGCAGGAAACTTTTATAGCCGACGATATCGTCAAAAG attTGGAGTTAAGCCGAAAGATGTGGCCTCTGTTTTAAGCCAGATCAGCGTTCAGTGTCCACCTCCACCCGTCTGTAAGGCAGTGACTTCACCTTATCGAACACCGGATGGATCGTGTAACAATATTAAGCAATCGACCTGGGGCCAATCACGCACCCAACTCCAACGCATTCTCTCCCCAGATTATGCCAATG GCATCCGACTTCCGCGACGGGCCAAGAACGGAGGAGAACTGCCCAG TCCTCGTTTGGTATCCGCAACCGTGGTAAGGGACAACCTCAATCACCCGCAATCCAACAGCTACTGGGTCACGCAATTCGGCCAATTTACGGATCACGACATAACTCAAACTGTTGCATCTAAAATGG ATGATTTAAAGGACATCGAATGCTGTGCGCCCGACGGTCAATTCCTTGACAGTAGGAACGTCCATCCGGAATGCCTACCCATCGACATCCCGTCAAACGATCCGTTTTTCTCCAGATTCGGTCGCCGTTGCATGACGTTTGTCCGCTCAGCTCCGGCACGAAGAGCCGATTGCAAATTGGGTTACGTCGAACAG ATGAACGACAACACCCATTTTTTAGACGCCTCGCAAGTTTACGGTTCGGAcgagaaaaaagccaaagatTTGCGGTCGACTGTCAATCAGGGCCACTTGAGGGTGACCCACTTTTGGAAATTCCCTACCGGCCATCACCAGTTTGACTTGCTTCCGGCTGACGATGAATTTACTGCTCCTTGTACGTTGTCCAAAACCCTGTCCGGAATCGATCCGCCATCACACGTCAAGTGTTTTGACGCTGGCGATCCACGAGCGAGCGAAATTCCCGAATTGGCCGTCACTCAAACGATCCTAATGCGTCAGCACAACAAACTTGTGGGCGAGCTGGCTGCTCAGAATCCGCACAGGGATGGTGAGCATCTCTATCAAGAGGCTAGACGCATTCTAATTGCTCAAATGCAGCACATTACCTACAACGAGTGGCTGCCCATCATCCTTGGCCGAGCTAAAATGGTGGAACTCGGTCTGTTGACGCTCAAGGAAGGATTCAGCAACGATTACGATCCTAATGTGAATCCTTCCATTGTGAATGAATTTGCAACTGTTGCTTTTCGTTTCGGCCATTCTCTGGTCCAAGGCAAACACGA attgtaCAATCACAATAGGAAACTCACCGACTCGATAAATTTACGCAATCACTTTTTCAAAACGCAAATGGTGTACACGCCCGGCAATGTCGACAAGTTCCTCATCGGATTAGCGACTCAACCCAATCAAAGTGTTGACAATATCGTCACCGAGGAG CTGACCAATCACTTGTTCGAAGAGGAAGGCAAAGGTTTCGGACTTGATTTAGTTTCTCTCAACATTCAACGAGGCCGTGATCACG GTATACCTGGCTACAATGAATATCGCGTTCTCTGTGGCCTTCCGCGAGCGAAAAACTTTGACGACCTTAAAGATCACATTCCTCAAGGG ATTGTTGACCAATTCAAGTCCGTGTACGCCTCTGTGGACGATATCGACTTTTACATCGCAGGTATTTCGGAACGCCCGGCAGCTGGGGCGTTGGTAGGCCCCACTTTCCAGTGTATCATCGCCGACCAGTTTTTAAAACTGAAACAGGGCGATCGTTTCTTTTACGATCTTGGCGGGCAGTCTGGCTCGTTCACCGAAA GTCAGTTGCAGGAAATTCGTAAAATCAGTTGGGCCCGTATCATCTgtgacaacagcaacattCAAACTGTTCAGCCGTTACTATTCAAATCTGTATCTGGATT GAACCCTATCGTGAATTGTGATTCGACCTCCATTCCTCGGATGGATCTTGGTCCATGGGCGTCGAGAACGCCCGACGAAGTTTGGCATGTCGGCGAAGGTGGTGTCCAGTGGCACTTGGGCTGTGATTTCACTGGTCACGATGTATCCAATCAGGTTACAGCTGGGGAGAATTGTGGCAGACTTTGCATCAGCGAAAGTAGATGTAATGCGTTTAGTTTTCATCAGGgcaaatgttttttgaaaaacatacCGACATCATTGAGACGGAGTCCGGCGGTCGGAGGGACCTGCGGTTTCCTTCCGTGGAAATTTTAA
- the LOC124196994 gene encoding uncharacterized protein LOC124196994: MWLDSLLLTDTVADEASQMVSVVTTMCDTLYTHMLKKRESKEKDDEEAIAKLEQEVEMMEAEDEDTADKTTNKPKMQNAKISSRKPIWNLLPMQQQVIAPWIMCELMQLMVKVWHVLYEAEPNYATFNKYARVLCSVASHIHESKSIIQAAQEKDLKTVRFVTPPCMLNVKLMRQLVEVSSRFVSNLPDLKDHLAVVESSKKKSSACPTELSRNWERRHRYMRELMDQEETNVSTRYNVHKLLSLAECGV, translated from the coding sequence ATGTGGCTTGACAGCCTCTTGCTGACCGACACCGTTGCAGATGAAGCTAGTCAGATGGTGTCGGTGGTGACGACAATGTGTGACACGCTCTACACTCACATGCTGAAGAAGAGAGAGTCGAAAGAAAAGGACGACGAAGAAGCTATTGCAAAACTTGAACAGGAGGTCGAAATGATGGAAGCCGAAGACGAAGATACCGCCGACAAAACCACTAACAAACCCAAGATGCAGAATGCTAAAATCAGTAGCAGAAAACCTATTTGGAATTTACTTCCTATGCAGCAACAAGTTATTGCTCCCTGGATCATGTGTGAGCTAATGCAGTTGATGGTAAAAGTGTGGCATGTACTCTATGAAGCTGAGCCAAACTATGCTACGTTTAACAAATACGCCCGAGTATTATGCTCCGTCGCTTCACACATTCACGAATCCAAAAGCATCATTCAAGCAGCTCAGGAGAAGGATTTGAAGACCGTCCGGTTTGTTACCCCTCCCTGCATGCTGAATGTTAAATTGATGCGACAGCTCGTTGAAGTCTCATCCCGCTTTGTGAGTAATCTTCCCGATCTAAAGGATCATTTGGCAGTAGTTGAAagttccaaaaagaaatcctcGGCTTGCCCAACAGAACTTAGTCGAAACTGGGAACGAAGACACAGGTATATGCGAGAACTTATGGACCAAGAAGAGACAAATGTTTCAACCAGATATAATGTGCACAAATTATTGTCTTTAGCTGAATGTGGTGTTTGA